The DNA segment AAGAAAATCATAAGATACTAACACAAAACAAAATGCATGTACCGAATACCGGTCAAAATCTCAGACAACACAGGAACAATCAACGGCACCGTCTTTGATCAAGTAGCCTATCAACTTCTTCAACAAACATGTGCAGAGACACTAACCAAAGAGAACCAAACCCAGCTGCTCCAATCGATGAAAAATAGGGAAGCACAGTTCCAGGTTCAGGCAGAACAAGATCTCAAAAACCGTTCAATACGCTGCACTGTCAACAGCGCAAACTACGttcaaacacaaacaaaaaactACACCTCTACCAGCACACCACGTATAACAACCCCAAAACCAGTAACACCGCCACCACCAAGACAAAACACAACCTCAGCAAAACGTTCGTTGAACATGCTCGAAGGTACACAAAATTCTGCATATAACCATTTTCATAGCTTCATTGTAGTATTGAATTAACTTTATCTCCGCATAGCAACATATTATAAGGACATGCTTATACTATCATTAGACATCACGCCTAAACCATTATTAACTACAGGTCCTGAAGCGATGACGTCGAAAAAAGTACGAGATGATGACACGACTGACTGAGGCACCAAGTCACCAATGAAGGCATGGGGGGTCAAACAAAACACATGAAACCGTTTTGAATTTTGTATAAAAAGCCATAGCATGTAAACAAGTCTAATATGTAGGCATAGTTTAATGTAGTATGTAAACAAATCTAATATGTATTAAATGCCTGGACTTCCGTTTAATCTAAAAAACTTAATATGCTAACAAATCTAATACATAAACGTGCACCATAAGAAACGCCCTTTTGAAAACAACTGGAAATAACGCGCAACACGCGGAATCTAAAGCACTAGTTACTTTGATTTTTAGGTGTTCAATTTTTTCTTGAAAGGCAAATTTGGATTactgacggaccactagagtatTATCGTATCACCAGCGGAATACTAGAGTATCAATTAACTCTAACAATACTTATACTTTGACCTAATGGTCAAGAGGAATTACCTCTTGCGAAGAGACCAAGATTCAATTCTTGTGAAGAATGTATAATTTAGTATAGTATGAGGAAAATAAGTTTAGCCATTAAAAAGAAAACTcgtaacaatatatatatatatatttttttaatatcaaATTTGGATTACTGACATACCAGTATCTTCCTGCCACTAGTAGAACCACCCGATATATCCATCTATTAACTCCAACAATAATGCTATGAAATTTAAAATAGTTTTATTGTCTTAACTAACTTAAGACGTCTATTATAATAAAGATGACATCGTGAAGTTAGTGATGATTTTTTTATACTTAATGTCTAATTAAAAAACTTCCACAAATCAATACCTACTAGCACCCAAATCAGCATAAGGACCAGCATGCACCAAACGTCCAAACTCATCAATTATCGAACAACTATCCACTTTTTTCAATGAATTCTCCAAATGTTGAAATCATTTCAGATTGCTTCATTAACCCAAAATTCGTATCAGAAGCAGCAAAGAAACCCTTTTACTTCTCACCATGGGATCTCCTCATGCTTACTACTAACTACATTCAAACCGGTCTCCTTTTTCGCTTGCCTGAAAATCAAGATTTCTCTATAACCACCTTCTTGGATGACCTCAAAGAGTCTCTTTCCACAACACTTACTCATTTCCACCCGCTCTCCGCCCGTTTAGCCACGGTAAAACACGAAAACCCGCCTTCTTTAACCGTGTTTTTGAACCCTGAGAATAGCCCCGGAGCTAGATTTATCCATTCGGCTGTTAATCTAACCGTGGATGACATCCTTATGCCAACGGACGTGCCCTTGGTTGTTCAGTCGTTTTTTGATCATCACCAAGCTGTCAATAACGACGGTCATGAACTCTCGTTACTGTCAGTAAAAGTGACAAAACTTGTAGACGCTATCTTTATAGGATGTTCCATCAACCATATGTTAGTTGATGGAACCTCGTACTGGCATTTCATCAACTCCTGGTCAGAAATGTTCAAATCCAAAGGGCAAAACAGTCATTTAACTCACATCTCACGTCTTCCAATCCTTGACAGATGGATTCCAACAGGATCCGACCCGATTGTCAACCTCCCGTTTAGCCATGAAGATGAATACATAAATAGACCAAACCGCCCAATGTTGAGGGAACGAATCTTTCACTTCTCGTCGGGTTCGCTCGCTAAACTCAAGGCGAAAGCGAATTCGGAGTGTAATACGACGAAGATTTCCTCTTTACAGTCGCTCTCGGCCCTTGTGTGGAGGTGCGTCACACGCGCCCGGCGGGTTCCAGCAGATCAAGAAACCGATTGCATGATGGCCATTAACAATAGAAGCAGGATATCCCCACCTTTACCTGAAAATTACTTCGGTAACGTTAATATTAGATGAAACAATTAAACTTAATTTATGATATGTATATGTACTTATGTTTGTGATAGCTAGAACTCGGATCATAGTGATAAGGTATGGTGGATATTATAAGCGGGTAATTCAAAACTGCCAATGACAGTTTTCCCGCTTAAATTAACCGCCAAGTTTGTCATGTATATAAGTGTAAGGACCGGCAACATTAACCGGTACCACGACACTCAATTCTCTACGATAATTGTCTGTCCATTCATTCGTTATTGTTTGTTCAAGTATGTCAAACATGTCCGCTGCAAACAGACGTTTACATCATCAGAATGATGATGATGTTCTGATTAAACCATGTTCAAccccaacatgtggtatcagagccacggggACAACCCTTCCATGCCAACACTGCCAAGATGAAGAAACCAGACTGCAAAAGAAAATTCATCGGACAAAATTGTGTTATT comes from the Helianthus annuus cultivar XRQ/B chromosome 4, HanXRQr2.0-SUNRISE, whole genome shotgun sequence genome and includes:
- the LOC110932949 gene encoding uncharacterized acetyltransferase At3g50280; its protein translation is MNSPNVEIISDCFINPKFVSEAAKKPFYFSPWDLLMLTTNYIQTGLLFRLPENQDFSITTFLDDLKESLSTTLTHFHPLSARLATVKHENPPSLTVFLNPENSPGARFIHSAVNLTVDDILMPTDVPLVVQSFFDHHQAVNNDGHELSLLSVKVTKLVDAIFIGCSINHMLVDGTSYWHFINSWSEMFKSKGQNSHLTHISRLPILDRWIPTGSDPIVNLPFSHEDEYINRPNRPMLRERIFHFSSGSLAKLKAKANSECNTTKISSLQSLSALVWRCVTRARRVPADQETDCMMAINNRSRISPPLPENYFGNMVQTVRALTTARELGDHGVGWAALRLHRAVARHNGERIKEGMEAWVKSPYVVNARVHFDKNSVYMGSSPRFDMYGNEFGMGKALAVLSGYGNKFDGKVTTYPGREGGGSIDLEVCLLPEHMAAFESDEEFLTIFNE